Proteins from a single region of Candidatus Fermentibacter sp.:
- a CDS encoding J domain-containing protein, producing MTGAEQAGEQQDHYQVLGVARNASKEDIEKAYFDLAKRLHPDIAGGGPEATARFMLINEAYQVLGSITSRREYDLTLSPIQGIESTAVREERGAPSAGAAAGREEPRAGAAQRLDDKVRRTIRQADRLCEQGNFWQASDMMQRLIPQYPRQPALRRALARAAAGKLRHREAADHLRIACEVEYFNSDNHVLLGEAYMKGKQWQKARDALNDALSWNEDNERAKRDLLEVRKHLGEEEPFLKRLLKRLTQPVGGPKDDARPGTKSKK from the coding sequence GTGACGGGCGCCGAGCAGGCGGGGGAGCAGCAGGACCACTACCAGGTCCTCGGAGTGGCCAGGAACGCCTCGAAGGAGGACATAGAGAAGGCCTACTTCGATCTCGCCAAGCGCCTGCATCCCGACATAGCGGGCGGCGGCCCCGAGGCCACCGCCCGCTTCATGCTGATCAACGAGGCCTACCAGGTCCTCGGCTCCATCACCTCCAGGCGCGAGTACGACCTGACCCTCTCCCCGATCCAGGGCATCGAATCGACTGCCGTGAGGGAGGAGCGCGGAGCACCCTCCGCCGGAGCCGCGGCCGGCAGGGAGGAGCCCAGGGCCGGTGCCGCCCAGAGGCTCGACGACAAGGTCAGGCGGACCATCCGGCAGGCCGACAGGCTCTGCGAGCAGGGCAACTTCTGGCAGGCCTCGGACATGATGCAGAGGCTCATCCCGCAGTACCCGCGCCAGCCCGCGCTCCGGCGCGCGCTGGCCAGGGCCGCCGCCGGCAAGCTCCGCCACCGCGAGGCCGCCGACCACCTCAGGATAGCCTGCGAAGTCGAGTACTTCAACTCCGACAACCATGTCCTCCTGGGCGAGGCGTACATGAAGGGCAAGCAGTGGCAGAAGGCCCGGGACGCGCTGAACGACGCCCTGTCCTGGAACGAGGACAACGAGAGGGCGAAGCGGGATCTGCTCGAGGTCAGGAAGCACCTGGGCGAGGAGGAGCCCTTCCTGAAGAGGCTCCTGAAGAGGCTCACGCAGCCCGTGGGCGGCCCGAAGGATGACGCCAGGCCCGGCACCAAGAGTAAGAAGTAG